The Nocardioides pantholopis genome window below encodes:
- a CDS encoding phytoene/squalene synthase family protein yields the protein MSAEQPGPAPEREPHLEPGAVTGPAGAGSTGYQDYDRVAEESAALVIRRYSTSFGMASRLLAEPVRTHVRNVYALVRVADEVVDAPRPGGTRAQQAVVLDELEAEVRQALIRGHSANLVVHAFARTSRHCGIGHELIDPFFASMRTDLFRTEHDEESFARYVHGSAEVVGLMCLRAFLRDEADPAGSYAALGDGARRLGAAFQKINFLRDLATDDQHLGRHYFPGLDPTRLDDVTRDRLLDDIDADLVAAAATLPFLPLGSRRAVRVAHGLFAELSARMRRLPAERIVTERVRVPGPVKARIVARCLVRDAR from the coding sequence ATGAGTGCCGAGCAGCCCGGACCCGCCCCGGAGCGCGAGCCGCACCTCGAGCCCGGGGCGGTGACCGGGCCGGCGGGCGCCGGCAGCACCGGGTACCAGGACTACGACCGGGTCGCCGAGGAGAGCGCCGCGCTGGTGATCCGGCGCTACTCCACCTCGTTCGGGATGGCCAGCCGGCTGCTGGCCGAGCCGGTCCGCACGCACGTGCGCAACGTCTACGCGCTGGTGCGGGTCGCCGACGAGGTCGTCGACGCGCCCCGTCCCGGTGGCACCCGCGCCCAGCAGGCAGTCGTCCTCGACGAGCTGGAGGCCGAGGTGCGCCAGGCCCTGATCCGCGGGCACAGCGCCAACCTCGTCGTCCACGCCTTCGCCCGCACGTCCCGGCACTGCGGCATCGGGCACGAGCTGATCGACCCGTTCTTCGCCTCGATGCGCACCGACCTGTTCCGCACCGAGCACGACGAGGAGAGCTTCGCCCGCTACGTCCACGGCTCCGCGGAGGTCGTCGGGCTGATGTGCCTGCGCGCGTTCCTGCGCGACGAGGCCGACCCGGCGGGCTCCTACGCGGCCCTGGGCGACGGCGCCCGACGGCTGGGGGCGGCGTTCCAGAAGATCAACTTCCTGCGCGACCTGGCCACCGACGACCAGCACCTGGGCCGGCACTACTTCCCGGGCCTGGACCCGACCCGCCTCGACGACGTCACCCGCGACCGGCTCCTCGACGACATCGACGCCGACCTCGTCGCGGCCGCCGCGACGCTGCCGTTCCTTCCCCTCGGCAGCAGGCGGGCGGTCCGGGTGGCGCACGGGCTCTTCGCCGAGCTCTCCGCCCGGATGCGGCGCCTGCCCGCCGAGCGGATCGTGACGGAGCGGGTCCGGGTCCCGGGGCCGGTCAAGGCCCGGATCGTCGCACGCTGCCTGGTCCGAGACGCCCGATGA
- a CDS encoding ABC transporter ATP-binding protein produces the protein MAAIEVRDLTMTYGTLTAVDHVSLDVAEGEFVGVLGPNGAGKTTLLEMIEGLRRPDSGSATVLGEPVWPRNPRLLPRIGVQLQASSFFERLTAREQIHTFAALYGVRPRVGDEWLERVGLSGKVDTRVEDLSGGQAQRLSIACALVHDPEVVFLDEPTAALDPQARRNLWDLLSGLNDSGRTVVLTTHYMDEAEELCDRVAIMDAGRLLQMDTPAALVRGLDAPTRIEVAPGQLSVEEGRALPGVVAVEETPDGVVLMTRQAAVVVGRLAADDRLGGVRVRTGTLEDVFLDLTGREYRA, from the coding sequence ATGGCGGCGATCGAGGTCCGCGACCTCACCATGACCTACGGGACGCTGACCGCCGTCGACCACGTCAGCCTCGACGTCGCCGAGGGCGAGTTCGTGGGCGTGCTCGGGCCCAACGGGGCCGGCAAGACCACGCTGCTGGAGATGATCGAGGGCCTGCGCCGGCCCGACTCCGGCAGCGCCACCGTGCTGGGCGAGCCGGTGTGGCCGCGCAACCCCCGCCTGCTGCCGCGCATCGGCGTCCAGCTGCAGGCCTCGTCGTTCTTCGAGCGGCTGACCGCCCGGGAGCAGATCCACACATTCGCCGCGCTGTACGGCGTACGCCCCCGGGTCGGCGACGAGTGGCTGGAGCGGGTCGGCCTGTCCGGCAAGGTCGACACCCGGGTCGAGGACCTCTCCGGGGGCCAGGCGCAGCGGCTCTCGATCGCGTGCGCGCTGGTCCACGACCCCGAGGTGGTCTTCCTCGACGAGCCCACCGCAGCGCTGGATCCGCAGGCCCGCCGCAACCTGTGGGACCTCCTCTCCGGCCTGAACGACTCGGGCCGCACAGTCGTGCTCACCACGCACTACATGGACGAGGCCGAGGAGCTCTGCGACCGGGTGGCGATCATGGACGCCGGCCGGCTGCTGCAGATGGACACCCCGGCCGCGCTGGTCCGCGGACTCGACGCGCCGACCCGGATCGAGGTCGCCCCGGGGCAGCTGAGCGTCGAGGAGGGCCGGGCGCTGCCCGGCGTCGTGGCGGTCGAGGAGACACCGGACGGCGTGGTCCTGATGACCCGGCAGGCCGCGGTGGTGGTCGGCCGATTGGCAGCTGACGACCGGCTCGGCGGCGTCCGGGTCCGCACCGGCACCCTCGAGGACGTCTTCCTCGACCTCACGGGGCGGGAGTACCGCGCATGA
- a CDS encoding amidase, producing the protein MPAGSDWPAPTVVETVQTTRAGTRTARAVLEDSLARIAELDAGLNAFSVVLAERARAEADERDRHLAGGGTPGPLHGVPVAIKEEIAVEGAVTTFGGDGNSIPAPADAEVVRRLRAAGAVIVGKTTMSEFGAWPFTESVSRGVTRNPWDPTRTPGGSSGGTAVAVAAGMVPVGLGGDGGGSIRIPSAACGLFGLKPQRGRVTTAPEPHLWWALGTAGPLARTVLDAAVVYDVVRGDVEGDLFRAGPAESFVEAAGREPGRLRIGWSTKPVSVGVRPDPIHVRAVEDTARLLADLGHDVRPVDPAYPDPTPAFVPQFFAGIRAEADAVEHFDRLERRTRATYRLGSWVTPRVREWALERTERVSKQANRVFQDVDVLLTPAVAHRPRRVGALDGIGPARAALASLPSIAYAALWNVAGNPAASVPCGLAGDGLPVAVQLVGRTDDEPTLLSLSAQLERARPFPVLGR; encoded by the coding sequence ATGCCCGCCGGATCGGATTGGCCCGCGCCCACCGTCGTCGAGACGGTCCAGACCACCCGGGCCGGCACGCGCACGGCCCGGGCGGTGCTGGAGGACTCCCTGGCCCGCATCGCTGAGCTCGATGCGGGCCTCAACGCCTTCTCGGTAGTGCTGGCCGAGCGCGCCCGCGCCGAGGCCGACGAGCGGGACCGGCACCTCGCCGGAGGCGGCACCCCGGGGCCGCTGCACGGCGTTCCGGTGGCCATCAAGGAGGAGATCGCGGTCGAGGGCGCCGTGACCACCTTCGGCGGCGACGGGAACTCCATCCCGGCCCCGGCCGACGCCGAGGTGGTCCGGCGGCTGCGGGCGGCGGGCGCCGTGATCGTCGGCAAGACCACGATGTCGGAGTTCGGGGCCTGGCCGTTCACGGAGTCGGTCTCCCGCGGGGTGACCCGCAACCCGTGGGACCCGACGCGCACGCCCGGCGGCTCCAGCGGCGGTACGGCGGTCGCGGTGGCGGCCGGCATGGTCCCGGTCGGCCTGGGCGGCGACGGCGGCGGCTCGATCCGGATCCCGAGCGCTGCCTGCGGGCTGTTCGGCCTCAAGCCGCAGCGCGGCCGGGTCACGACGGCGCCCGAGCCGCACCTGTGGTGGGCGCTCGGCACCGCCGGTCCGCTGGCCCGCACCGTCCTGGACGCTGCGGTCGTCTACGACGTGGTGCGCGGCGACGTCGAGGGTGACCTGTTCCGGGCCGGTCCGGCCGAGTCGTTCGTCGAGGCGGCCGGCCGGGAGCCCGGCCGGCTGCGGATCGGGTGGTCCACGAAGCCGGTGAGCGTCGGCGTGCGCCCGGACCCGATCCACGTGCGGGCGGTCGAGGACACCGCCCGGCTGCTCGCCGACCTCGGCCACGACGTCCGGCCGGTCGACCCGGCGTACCCCGACCCGACGCCGGCGTTCGTGCCCCAGTTCTTCGCCGGGATCCGGGCGGAGGCCGACGCGGTGGAGCACTTCGACCGGCTCGAGCGCCGGACCCGGGCGACGTACCGCCTCGGGTCGTGGGTGACGCCGCGGGTGCGGGAGTGGGCGCTGGAGCGCACCGAGCGGGTCTCGAAGCAGGCGAACCGGGTTTTCCAGGACGTGGACGTGCTGCTCACCCCCGCGGTCGCGCACCGGCCCCGGAGGGTGGGTGCGCTCGACGGCATCGGCCCCGCGCGCGCCGCGCTGGCCTCGCTGCCCTCGATCGCGTACGCCGCGCTGTGGAACGTCGCCGGCAACCCCGCCGCCTCGGTCCCGTGCGGCCTCGCGGGCGACGGGCTGCCGGTCGCGGTCCAGCTGGTCGGGCGCACCGACGACGAGCCGACGCTGCTCTCGCTCTCGGCCCAGCTGGAGCGGGCCCGCCCGTTCCCGGTGCTGGGGCGCTGA
- a CDS encoding polyprenyl synthetase family protein, which translates to MTRRPSPLGGAAPGPDGAPGPAGPGGADGAVLAAALLEAGRGGKRFRPALLARTHELLGGDPADPAVAMVAEAVELLHTAFVVHDDVIDGDDVRRGRPSVPGAFRTEATALGARRADAATYAVAGGVLVGDLALVGALRAVATAPAPPHVARRLLDLVDHALRISAAGELADVRFSMGVAEPSLAEALRMAEHKTAVYSFGLPLQAGAVLAGADDELVAGLGEVGRQLGLAYQLHDDLQGVFGDPARTGKSVLSDLREGKRTPLVVHARATSAWPVLRRHLGDPELTAAGAARVRDALEAGGSRAYVEDLAAGYLAAATAEATDLGLPELVGWLRTRLHAGGPHPVEGAA; encoded by the coding sequence ATGACCCGGCGCCCGAGCCCGCTCGGCGGCGCCGCACCCGGGCCCGACGGCGCACCCGGTCCGGCCGGGCCGGGCGGTGCCGACGGTGCGGTCCTGGCGGCCGCCCTCCTGGAGGCCGGTCGCGGCGGCAAGCGCTTCCGCCCGGCGCTGCTGGCGCGCACCCACGAGCTGCTCGGCGGCGACCCGGCCGACCCTGCCGTGGCGATGGTCGCCGAGGCGGTGGAGCTGCTGCACACCGCGTTCGTCGTCCACGACGACGTCATCGACGGCGACGACGTGCGCCGCGGCCGGCCGAGCGTCCCCGGCGCCTTCCGCACCGAGGCCACCGCGCTCGGCGCCCGGCGCGCCGACGCCGCGACGTACGCCGTCGCGGGTGGCGTGCTCGTCGGCGACCTCGCGCTGGTCGGCGCCCTGCGTGCGGTCGCCACGGCCCCCGCTCCCCCGCACGTCGCCCGCCGCCTGCTGGACCTGGTCGACCACGCGCTGCGCATCTCCGCGGCCGGCGAGCTCGCCGACGTGCGGTTCTCGATGGGGGTCGCGGAGCCGTCGCTGGCCGAGGCGCTGAGGATGGCCGAGCACAAGACTGCCGTCTACTCCTTCGGGCTTCCCCTCCAGGCCGGCGCCGTGCTGGCCGGCGCGGACGACGAGCTGGTCGCCGGGCTCGGCGAGGTCGGCCGGCAGCTCGGGCTGGCCTACCAGCTCCACGACGACCTGCAGGGCGTCTTCGGGGACCCCGCCCGCACCGGCAAGAGCGTGCTCTCGGACCTGCGCGAGGGCAAGCGCACCCCGCTGGTCGTGCACGCCCGGGCCACGTCGGCCTGGCCGGTCCTGCGCCGCCACCTCGGCGACCCGGAGCTCACCGCGGCCGGGGCCGCCCGGGTCCGCGACGCGCTGGAGGCCGGCGGCTCGCGGGCCTACGTGGAGGACCTGGCTGCGGGCTACCTCGCCGCGGCCACGGCCGAGGCGACCGACCTCGGGCTTCCCGAGCTGGTCGGCTGGCTGCGCACCCGGCTCCACGCCGGCGGCCCGCACCCGGTCGAAGGAGCAGCATGA
- a CDS encoding HNH endonuclease yields MAIDPNPSPLGECDSPAAVLGFVRAEQAAAEAAQVRVLEGAVAWASMHSVDCMDDAACLPGAEGEVAIAGPGAPLVTEFAPLELGAALGMSSDAARAMLGEAVELAHRLPKTWAAVRAGEVPAWRGRKVAANTLSLPADGAAYVDTHVHAVAGKIGYAALDRLIEEARVRFDPAGAEEKRKAAADRRHFDLDTGRISFAGTVIVDGELDLADALDLEGAVARGARILGELGCAESLDVRRSLAVGEIARRQLALDLDTTPSEIEGLSKRCQPRQVVVHVHLTEAAIAGADGLHLARVENSRSFVSVDQVRTWCASPDAQVIVKPVIDLADVTRTDAYEVPERMAERVQLNNPTCVFPWCGRSARRADNDHVIRHRHEREGPPGDDEDFGETTDPNLAPLCRTHHRAKTHTNWTYTKLDETTYLWRSPNGIHLRRDHTGTTIVT; encoded by the coding sequence ATGGCCATCGACCCGAACCCCTCCCCGCTGGGCGAGTGCGACAGCCCCGCCGCGGTACTGGGGTTTGTCAGGGCAGAGCAGGCTGCGGCGGAGGCCGCTCAGGTGCGGGTCCTCGAAGGGGCGGTCGCGTGGGCCTCGATGCACTCGGTCGACTGCATGGACGACGCGGCCTGCCTCCCGGGTGCCGAGGGTGAGGTCGCGATCGCGGGGCCGGGTGCGCCGCTGGTCACCGAGTTCGCGCCACTCGAGCTCGGCGCCGCGCTCGGCATGTCCTCGGACGCGGCCCGGGCGATGCTCGGCGAGGCGGTCGAGCTCGCGCACCGGCTCCCCAAGACCTGGGCTGCCGTGCGGGCCGGAGAGGTGCCGGCCTGGCGGGGCCGGAAGGTCGCGGCGAACACCCTCTCGTTGCCCGCCGACGGCGCGGCCTACGTCGACACCCACGTCCACGCGGTGGCCGGAAAGATCGGGTACGCCGCCCTGGACCGGCTCATCGAGGAGGCCCGGGTCCGGTTCGACCCGGCCGGCGCGGAGGAGAAGCGCAAGGCAGCCGCCGACCGGCGCCACTTCGACCTCGACACCGGACGGATCTCCTTCGCAGGCACCGTGATCGTCGACGGCGAGCTCGACCTGGCCGACGCCCTCGACCTCGAAGGCGCGGTCGCCCGCGGCGCCCGGATCCTCGGGGAGCTCGGCTGCGCGGAGTCCCTCGACGTACGCCGCTCCCTAGCGGTCGGCGAGATCGCCCGCCGCCAGCTGGCCCTCGACCTGGACACCACCCCGAGCGAGATCGAGGGCCTGTCCAAGCGCTGCCAGCCCCGCCAGGTCGTCGTCCACGTCCACCTCACCGAGGCGGCCATCGCCGGCGCGGACGGGCTACATCTGGCCCGGGTCGAGAACAGCCGCTCGTTCGTCTCCGTCGACCAGGTCAGGACCTGGTGCGCCAGCCCCGATGCCCAGGTGATCGTGAAGCCGGTGATCGACCTCGCCGACGTCACCCGGACTGATGCCTACGAGGTGCCGGAACGGATGGCCGAGCGCGTCCAGCTCAACAACCCGACCTGCGTCTTCCCCTGGTGCGGCCGCTCGGCCCGCCGCGCGGACAACGATCACGTCATCCGCCACCGCCACGAACGCGAAGGACCACCGGGCGACGACGAGGACTTCGGCGAGACCACCGACCCCAACCTCGCACCCCTGTGCCGCACCCACCACCGGGCCAAGACCCACACCAACTGGACCTACACCAAGCTCGACGAGACCACCTACCTGTGGCGATCCCCGAACGGCATCCACCTGCGGCGCGACCACACCGGCACCACCATCGTCACCTGA
- a CDS encoding VOC family protein, giving the protein MRVDHHSPGNPCWIELFTPDPAAARTFYADLFGWEAGEASEEFGGYFMFFHDGAPVAGCMDNDGGRMGPAAWSVYLHTDDVAASLTRAAKNGATVEAGPMQIGDVGHMGFLTDPTGAGIGLWQPLAHPGFVARAEDGAPGWFELSTGDYPAALAFYRDTFDWDLHTLSDTDDFRYTTYGEDEAAYAGIEAATGLGEPDQWRLYIQVDDTDEATRKALAAGGTQTLAPEDTPYGRCAGLRDPAGVPFLLMGPNREG; this is encoded by the coding sequence ATGCGCGTCGACCACCACTCCCCCGGCAACCCCTGCTGGATCGAGCTGTTCACGCCCGACCCCGCAGCAGCGCGGACCTTCTACGCCGATCTGTTCGGGTGGGAGGCCGGCGAGGCCAGCGAGGAGTTCGGCGGCTACTTCATGTTCTTCCACGACGGCGCGCCCGTGGCTGGCTGCATGGACAACGACGGCGGCCGGATGGGGCCGGCGGCGTGGTCGGTCTACCTGCACACCGACGACGTCGCAGCGAGCCTCACCCGAGCCGCGAAGAACGGGGCCACCGTCGAGGCGGGACCGATGCAGATCGGGGACGTCGGCCACATGGGCTTCCTGACCGACCCGACGGGAGCCGGGATCGGGCTGTGGCAGCCGCTGGCCCATCCCGGGTTCGTCGCTCGCGCCGAGGACGGCGCGCCCGGGTGGTTCGAGCTGTCGACCGGCGACTACCCGGCCGCCCTGGCCTTCTACCGCGACACGTTCGACTGGGACCTGCACACCCTCAGCGACACCGACGACTTCCGCTACACCACGTACGGCGAGGACGAGGCGGCGTACGCCGGGATCGAGGCCGCCACCGGCCTCGGCGAGCCGGACCAGTGGCGGCTCTACATCCAGGTCGACGACACCGACGAGGCCACGAGGAAGGCGCTCGCCGCTGGCGGCACCCAGACGCTGGCGCCGGAGGACACGCCGTACGGCCGGTGTGCCGGGCTGCGCGACCCCGCAGGGGTCCCGTTCCTGCTGATGGGTCCCAACCGAGAGGGCTGA
- the idi gene encoding isopentenyl-diphosphate Delta-isomerase, with protein MPATCPGYTPYLRGGRPDDRGGRLPETTDDGADHDLVVLLSEDGHPCGTAPRTGVHTTDTPLHLAFSCYVRDDEGRVLLTRRAVTKRTWPGVWTNSFCGHPRPGEDPAATVHRYAEHELGLTIDELRLVLPDFRYRAVDPAGIVENELCPVYVAHTSAQPVRNPDEVEESRWLEPDELRLALAAAPWALSPWLVLQLTELERAGAFADLPSGARP; from the coding sequence ATGCCTGCCACGTGCCCGGGGTACACGCCCTACCTGCGCGGCGGCAGGCCCGACGACAGAGGGGGACGGTTGCCCGAGACGACCGACGACGGAGCCGACCACGACCTCGTGGTCCTCCTCAGCGAGGACGGCCACCCCTGCGGGACCGCGCCCCGGACCGGCGTTCACACCACCGACACCCCGCTGCACCTGGCGTTCTCCTGCTACGTCCGCGACGACGAGGGACGGGTCCTGCTGACCCGGCGCGCCGTCACGAAGCGCACCTGGCCCGGCGTCTGGACCAACTCCTTCTGTGGCCACCCGCGCCCCGGGGAGGACCCGGCCGCCACCGTGCACCGGTACGCCGAGCACGAGCTGGGGCTGACGATCGACGAGCTCCGGCTGGTGCTCCCGGACTTCCGCTACCGGGCCGTCGACCCGGCCGGCATCGTCGAGAACGAGCTGTGCCCGGTCTACGTCGCGCACACCTCGGCCCAGCCGGTCCGCAACCCCGACGAGGTCGAGGAGAGCCGCTGGCTGGAGCCCGACGAGCTGCGGCTGGCGCTGGCGGCCGCCCCGTGGGCGCTCAGCCCGTGGCTGGTGCTCCAGCTCACCGAGCTCGAGCGCGCCGGCGCCTTCGCCGACCTGCCCAGCGGAGCCCGGCCATGA
- a CDS encoding sulfite exporter TauE/SafE family protein, giving the protein MSGLEQLAVLAAGLGAGILTSTVGVASLLSFPVLLAIGLPPVTANVSNTLGLTPGGLSGSFGYRAELRQHPRLAALILGVCAGGSVLGAALLLGLPPGVFEVVVPYLILFTCLLVGVQPTISRLLRRGREPGPDRMSLSPVATGFAALVGVYGGYFGAGAGVMMVAVLGFGTDLPLASVNALKTLALMAGNVVASLIFVFVADVDWAVAGLLAAGSVVGGYVGARIGRRLPPVVFRVLVVLAGVVTAATMLA; this is encoded by the coding sequence ATGTCCGGCCTCGAGCAGCTCGCAGTGCTCGCGGCGGGACTGGGCGCCGGAATCCTGACCTCGACGGTGGGGGTCGCCTCGCTGCTCAGCTTCCCGGTCCTGCTGGCGATCGGGCTGCCGCCGGTCACGGCCAACGTCTCCAACACCCTCGGGCTGACCCCGGGCGGGCTCAGCGGCTCCTTCGGCTACCGCGCCGAGCTGCGCCAGCACCCGCGGCTGGCGGCCCTCATCCTCGGGGTCTGCGCGGGCGGGTCAGTGCTCGGCGCGGCGCTGCTGCTCGGCCTCCCGCCGGGGGTCTTCGAGGTGGTCGTGCCGTACCTCATCCTCTTCACCTGCCTGCTCGTCGGCGTCCAGCCGACGATCTCGCGGCTGCTGCGCCGCGGCCGCGAGCCGGGCCCCGACCGGATGTCGCTCTCGCCGGTCGCGACCGGCTTCGCCGCCCTCGTGGGCGTGTACGGCGGCTACTTCGGCGCCGGGGCCGGCGTGATGATGGTGGCCGTCCTCGGGTTCGGCACCGACCTGCCGCTGGCCTCCGTGAACGCGCTGAAGACCCTCGCGCTGATGGCCGGGAACGTCGTGGCGTCGCTGATCTTCGTGTTCGTCGCCGACGTCGACTGGGCGGTCGCCGGGCTGCTGGCCGCCGGCTCCGTCGTCGGGGGGTACGTCGGCGCACGCATCGGCAGGCGCCTGCCGCCGGTGGTCTTCCGGGTGCTGGTCGTGCTCGCCGGCGTCGTCACCGCCGCGACGATGCTGGCCTGA
- the ku gene encoding non-homologous end joining protein Ku has protein sequence MRAIWKGAVSFGLVSVPVKLYAATESHDVSFRQVHAKDGGRIKYQRVCSIDGEEVPYADIAKGFETEDGEMVVLTDDDLAELPSTSSREIAVEKFVPTDQIDPLLFEKSYYLEPEKSGAKPYALLRQALQDADRMAVVTVALRQRTSVAVLRVRDDVIVLQTMMWPDEVRTPDFSVETGEVKDAEVKMANMLVETLAGDFDASEFEDDYAEAVESMVRAKVEGGEVRRTPTSTKSSGEVVDLLAALQRSVDAAKKGRGEEPDSGSNADTGDQESGEKSDGESGEEKPAKKPAAKKSTAKKTPAAKKSDAKAPAKKKAAPAKKSTAKKTPARKAS, from the coding sequence ATGCGAGCGATCTGGAAGGGCGCGGTCTCCTTCGGGCTGGTCAGCGTGCCCGTGAAGCTGTACGCCGCCACGGAGTCCCACGACGTCTCCTTCCGGCAGGTGCACGCCAAGGACGGCGGCCGGATCAAGTACCAGCGGGTCTGCTCGATCGACGGCGAGGAGGTCCCGTACGCCGACATCGCGAAGGGCTTCGAGACCGAGGACGGCGAGATGGTGGTCCTCACCGACGACGACCTCGCGGAGCTGCCGTCGACCTCCTCGCGCGAGATCGCGGTGGAGAAGTTCGTGCCGACCGACCAGATCGACCCGCTGCTGTTCGAGAAGAGCTACTACCTGGAGCCGGAGAAGTCCGGCGCCAAGCCGTACGCCCTGCTGCGCCAGGCGCTCCAGGACGCCGACCGGATGGCGGTCGTGACGGTGGCGCTGCGGCAGCGGACCTCCGTGGCGGTGCTGCGGGTGCGCGACGACGTGATCGTGCTGCAGACGATGATGTGGCCCGACGAGGTCCGCACCCCCGACTTCTCGGTGGAGACGGGCGAGGTCAAGGACGCCGAGGTCAAGATGGCGAACATGCTCGTCGAGACGCTGGCCGGCGACTTCGACGCCTCGGAGTTCGAGGACGACTACGCCGAGGCCGTCGAGTCCATGGTGCGCGCGAAGGTCGAGGGCGGCGAGGTGCGCCGCACCCCCACCTCGACGAAGTCCTCGGGCGAGGTCGTGGACCTGCTCGCGGCGCTCCAGCGCTCGGTCGACGCGGCGAAGAAGGGACGCGGCGAGGAGCCGGACTCGGGGTCGAACGCCGACACGGGTGACCAGGAGTCGGGCGAGAAGTCGGACGGGGAGTCGGGCGAGGAGAAGCCCGCGAAGAAGCCCGCCGCGAAGAAGTCGACAGCCAAGAAGACCCCCGCTGCGAAGAAGTCCGACGCCAAGGCACCGGCGAAGAAGAAGGCCGCGCCGGCGAAGAAGTCGACAGCCAAGAAGACCCCTGCCCGCAAGGCCAGCTGA
- a CDS encoding ABC transporter permease translates to MSAPFPALSRAILLGFLRDRSSVFFSLVFPLMFLVLFGGLLADQGQSKVDLVQVGDVALLEEMSPDARAAFEETFDVQESDDLDAAIDEVRKGDVDVAVEMQGDTLVAHYTMTDQTRAAITQGALRSFVDGTNVELSGGPPRFQLAAERVEDDSLDTIQFVTPGLLGWAVAMSAAFGAAATLQGWRQTKLLRRLQLAPVPTRTLVSARVAVTLAIALVQMVIFVGLGVVAFGLQLNGSWWMSVPLLVVGTLCFMAIGLLAGAITKTAEGAVNAANFIVLPMAFLSGSFFSLDGAPAWLNGIANLLPLKHFNEGMLDVLVRGQGPGAVLAPLAILAAFAVVVTLVAARLFRWETH, encoded by the coding sequence ATGAGCGCCCCGTTCCCGGCGCTTTCCCGGGCGATCCTGCTCGGCTTCCTGCGCGACCGCTCCTCGGTCTTCTTCTCGCTGGTCTTCCCGCTGATGTTCCTGGTGCTCTTCGGCGGTCTGCTCGCCGACCAGGGCCAGTCCAAGGTGGACCTGGTCCAGGTCGGCGACGTCGCGCTGCTCGAGGAGATGTCGCCCGACGCCCGGGCGGCGTTCGAGGAGACCTTCGACGTCCAGGAGTCCGACGACCTCGACGCGGCGATCGACGAGGTCCGCAAGGGCGACGTGGACGTGGCAGTGGAGATGCAGGGCGACACGCTGGTCGCGCACTACACGATGACCGACCAGACCCGGGCGGCGATCACCCAGGGCGCGCTGCGCTCGTTCGTCGACGGCACCAACGTGGAGCTCAGCGGCGGGCCGCCGCGCTTCCAGCTGGCCGCCGAGCGGGTCGAGGACGACTCGCTGGACACGATCCAGTTCGTCACCCCGGGCCTGCTGGGGTGGGCGGTCGCGATGAGCGCCGCGTTCGGGGCAGCGGCCACCCTGCAGGGCTGGCGCCAGACCAAGCTGCTGCGGCGCCTGCAGCTCGCGCCGGTCCCGACCCGGACCCTGGTGAGCGCCCGGGTCGCTGTCACGCTCGCGATCGCGCTGGTTCAGATGGTCATCTTCGTGGGCCTGGGGGTCGTGGCGTTCGGGCTGCAGCTGAACGGGTCCTGGTGGATGTCGGTGCCGCTGCTGGTCGTCGGCACGCTGTGCTTCATGGCGATCGGCCTGCTCGCCGGCGCGATCACCAAGACCGCCGAGGGCGCGGTCAACGCCGCGAACTTCATCGTGCTGCCGATGGCGTTCCTGTCCGGGTCGTTCTTCTCCCTCGACGGCGCCCCCGCGTGGCTGAACGGGATCGCGAACCTGCTGCCGCTCAAGCACTTCAACGAGGGCATGCTCGACGTGCTGGTCCGGGGCCAGGGGCCGGGCGCGGTGCTGGCGCCGCTGGCGATCCTGGCCGCGTTCGCGGTCGTGGTCACGCTCGTCGCCGCGCGGCTGTTCCGGTGGGAGACGCACTGA